One genomic segment of Paraburkholderia aromaticivorans includes these proteins:
- the lhpI gene encoding bifunctional Delta(1)-pyrroline-2-carboxylate/Delta(1)-piperideine-2-carboxylate reductase: MTRPITQIFDAAATARLIPYAALVDALKRASIEYAQQRIASPERLVVPLNEGGIMLSMPATAPDLAIHKLVNVCPSNGPRGLPTIHGKVMTFDADTGETLFILDGPIVTGRRTAAISMLGVETFAAGTPREFLLIGTGTQALNHLEAIGELFPDARVWVKGSAPPRAEAFCAQHRDKARELRPLTQDGGTTIPESVDVVIALTTSKQPIYDEPARAERLVIGVGAFTPAMVEIGARTIAGSALFVDDEAGARHEAGDFIQAGVDWAQVGGIASVLDNPALLPQKKPIVFKSVGCAAWDLAACRVAREALSGA, from the coding sequence ATGACTCGCCCGATCACGCAGATTTTCGACGCCGCCGCGACCGCGCGGCTGATTCCGTACGCCGCGCTCGTCGACGCGCTCAAGCGCGCGAGCATCGAGTATGCACAGCAGCGTATCGCGAGTCCCGAGCGGCTCGTCGTGCCGCTCAACGAGGGCGGCATCATGCTGTCGATGCCCGCCACCGCGCCCGACCTCGCGATCCACAAACTGGTCAATGTGTGCCCGAGCAACGGCCCGCGCGGCCTGCCGACGATTCACGGCAAAGTGATGACGTTCGACGCCGACACCGGCGAGACGCTTTTCATCCTCGACGGCCCGATCGTCACGGGTCGCCGCACCGCGGCGATCTCGATGCTCGGCGTCGAGACCTTCGCCGCCGGCACGCCGCGCGAGTTCCTGCTGATCGGCACCGGCACGCAGGCGCTCAACCATCTGGAGGCGATCGGCGAGCTGTTTCCCGACGCGCGCGTCTGGGTGAAGGGCAGTGCACCCCCGCGTGCCGAAGCGTTCTGCGCGCAGCATCGCGACAAGGCGCGCGAACTCCGGCCGCTGACGCAAGACGGCGGCACGACGATTCCCGAGTCGGTCGACGTGGTGATCGCGCTGACCACGAGCAAACAGCCCATTTACGACGAACCCGCGCGCGCGGAGCGCCTCGTGATCGGCGTTGGCGCGTTCACACCGGCCATGGTCGAGATCGGCGCGCGCACCATCGCCGGGAGCGCGCTTTTCGTCGACGACGAGGCGGGCGCACGCCATGAGGCCGGTGACTTCATTCAGGCGGGCGTCGACTGGGCTCAGGTCGGCGGGATCGCTTCGGTGCTCGACAACCCGGCGCTGCTGCCACAAAAAAAACCGATCGTGTTTAAAAGCGTCGGCTGCGCGGCGTGGGATCTGGCGGCGTGTCGGGTGGCGCGCGAAGCGTTGTCGGGAGCCTGA